A stretch of DNA from Maridesulfovibrio sp.:
CCGACCGCCCAGAATCTGGAAAAATCACTGGCCCGGAAAACATCGAAGGAAGAGCCGTATTCAAAAGTGCTCTGAACCTCCGGAGGGGAGGTTACGTAGTATGCGTTTGTAGTGTCCCAATCTGCCTGGAAGAAAAAATTGATACCGTTGGCCGTGGCAATTTCATCACGGGTCAGGTTGGTGATTTCTCCGCCTATGCCCAGTGCGGCTGTGTTGGCGACTCCTATGTTTATATAATAGTAGTCTTCCGCACAGTCGTTTCCGGTGCCGAAGTGGACCTTGAGCTGCCCTGTGGACTCAAGCCTGTTTCCGTTATGCGTTCCCGAAAGGCTTCCGTCCAGCAGGTGCAGTCCGTTGAAATCCGTGGCCGCGGCAATGCGGTTTATCTCATCGGCCATGGCTTTGTACTCGGAATCTATGATCATGCGCTGGTCGGAGTTGTATGTTCCGGTGGCCGCCTGAGTTGCAAGCTCCTTCATGCGGATGAGTTTTTCATCAATTACCTGCAGCGCTCCGTCCGCAGTCTGGATAAGTGAAATGGCATCGTTCGCGTTTCGCATCCCCTGATGGAGGGAGGTAATGTCCGCCCTCATCAGTTCCCGTATGGCCAGTCCCGCAGCATCGTCTGCCGCAGTACCTACTCTGAGTCCCGATGAAAGACGTCTGGTCGAAACACTCAGCGCACCGTAGTGCTGGCCGAGATTCCGCGCCGTATTGGACGCCATCAGGTTATGGTTGATGCTGATGCCCATGCTTATCCCCGAAGCAGGTTAGGAATATATTTCCTTACCTGCATGTCTATATGTTAAAAAGTCTAAATAAATGTATAGATTATATCCTCTTGAGCTTGTTTGTCTTAATAATTTAAGCAATAACGGTGCCAACTCTTGTTCAGGGCAGGTTGGTAATTCGATCGAGGTCATAGTGTCTGATGATCGATTGTGTCAGTTGTGATTGATACAAGCGATTTGACGCTGTCTGAACTACTCTCTATTTTTTATTTGAATTGAACCATTGGGAGAGGGTATGCAGGTCGAGTCCATATTTGAAAAGGGAACCGGAGCCATGAACGAGGATTTCTACTTTGCCAGTGGAAGTCGGTTCGGGGTATTTGACGGGGCAACCAGCCTCACTCCGGAAACATACGAGCAGGGCTGTACCGGCGGATACCTCGCCTCCAACATTGCTGGCAGGGTTTTTGCCACAGGGGACGGACCGCTTCTCGGTCTGGCGGACAAGGCCAATGCTGCCATCAGCGAAGCCATGCTCGAACGCGGGGTGGACCTCAACGACAAAAAATATCTCTGGAGCACCAGCGCGGCTGTGGTCAGTCTGGACAACGACAGGTTCGAGTGGGTACAGATAGGCGATTGTCTGGTCATGGTCATAAAGGAAGACGGCTCCCACGAACTGCTCATGGACGGATTCGATCACGATACCGAGACACTCAGGATGTGGCAGTCCGTTTCTGCCGAGGCTGATGACTCCATCCTGAACGCCCTTCACGACCAGATACTTAAAGTCCGCGGCCAGATGAATGTGTCCTACGGCGTTTTCAGCGGAGAGCAGGAAGCTATGTCTTTCATAAATCACGGACAGCGCGATTTGGACGGGGTGGACAGCATTCTCATTTTTACCGATGGCCTGTTCGTGCCCAGCTGCGATCCGGAACGCAAGGAAGGGTTCGACCATCTGGCTTCACTTTTCCGTCAGGGCGGGCTCAGGCATGTGCGCGACTACATCCGTTCCGTTGAGGAAACGGACCCCTGTTGCCGCCGCTTTCCGCGTTTCAAGCCCCACGACGATATTGCCGCGATTTCCATAACTTTCTGATTCGGCACCATAAAAATTCACATACAACATTAGGAGAGTCAGATGAAATTCAGTAACCGCAACGTGTTTCTGATAACAGTACTGCTTGCCTTTCTGCTTACCGCAGGAAGTTGCGTTGCCGCATTCGCTGCCGGGCTTGAAGAAAGAGTGGTAGTCTACTCCACCCACGGAGAAGCCATGCTGGAGATGGTGGCCGATGCCTTTGAAAAGGAAACCGGTGTCCGCGTGGACTTCATAAACCTGAAAGGTCAGCTCGGAGACCGGGTCCGGGCCGAAAAAGCCAACCCTCAGGCAGATGTAATGTACGGCGCGCCTTCTTCCGTTTATCAGGAACTCATGGGCGAAGGGCTGTTTGCCCCCTGCAAGCCGGAATGGGCGGACCGCATCAACCCGCTTTTCAAAGACAGCGAAGGCTATTGGTACGGCACCATTCAGACTCCGGTACTCATGTTCTATAACAGTGACATGCTCTCTGCGGACAAGGCCCCCAAGGACTGGTCCGATCTCGCAAATCCGCAGTACAAGGACATGCTCGTATTCAGGAACGCTCTTTCCTCTTCCGCACGGGCCACCTATACCGCTCTGCTGCAGCAGTATCAGCGCAAGAACGAAATGGACGCCGGCTGGAAGTTCCTCAAGGGCGTTGACGCCAACACCAAGCGTTATTACGGCAGCGGCTCTCTGCTCTTTCAGGCCATCGGCCGGAAGGAAGCGGCCATAAGTTTTGCCGTTCTCAATTCGATCATAGACAACAAGGTCAAGAACCGCATGCCTCTTGAAACTATTGACGCTGCCAGTGGATCACCGGTTATCACCGATGGTATTGCCCTTATCAAGGGCGCCAAGCATCCCGCAGCAGGCAAGGCGTTTGTGGAATTTGCCGGAAGTGCGAAGGTTCAGGCCATGCTCGCTAACAAGTTCAACCGCATGCCTACACTGCCCGAAGCCCTCAAGGACTGCCCCAAATGGATGTCCGAAATCAAATTCAAGGTCATGGACGTAGACTGGGGCGCACTTGCCGCTGTTCAGTCCGCCTGGATGCAGAAGTGGGATTCCGACATCAAGGACTCCTCCAAGGACGGGAAATAGTGTCGGGGCGGGTATGGCATCTGTAATTCTGAATGGAATAGGCAAGTCCTTTGCCGGAACTCCGGCCTGTTCCGGGGTTGATCTGGAGATAGAGAGCGGAGAGTTCTTCACCTTTCTCGGGCCTTCAGGTTGCGGGAAAACCACCATACTGCGCCTTATTGCAGGATTTGAAGCCCCGGACGAGGGACGCATCCTGCTTGACGGAAAAGATATCACCCACCTTGCGCCGGAAAAGCGCAAGGTGGGTATGGTTTTTCAGAACTATGCGCTTTTTCCGCATCTCACGGTTTACGGCAACATTGAGTATGGACTGAAAGGGAGCGGCAGAACAGCTGCGGACATCCGCACGACTGTTGAATATTATATGGAGATGATCGGCCTTGGCGATTACGGAAAGCGTAATATCTCAGAGCTTTCCGGCGGAGAGCAGCAGCGTGTTGCCCTTGCAAGATCACTGGCAGTTGAACCGCAGGTCCTGCTGCTGGACGAGCCGCTGTGCAATCTGGACGCCAGACTGCGTGAACGGATGCGCACCGAGATCAGGGAGTTGCAGAAGCGGCTGGGCATAACCACTGTTTTCGTTACCCACGACCAGACCGAAGCCCTGACAATTTCCGACCGTATCGCGGTCTTTGAGCGGGGCGGAATTGCCCAGACCGGCACCCCACGGGAAATTTATTCCGATCCGGTGAATTCTTTCGTGGCCCGGTTCGTAGGGGATACCAACCTTTTTCCCGTGGCAGAGGAACCGGGGGCCGTTAGGGTTTCTCCCGAACTGAGCATTCCGCTGGGTGGCCGTCCGTCCGGAAAATACATCTCCATCCGGCCGCAGGATATCAGCCTTTCCCATGAACCGGTTCATGCGGGCAATTCCGTTGCCGGTAGAGTGGAGGAGGTGCAGCACAACGGGCTCTGGATCAATTACGGGGTCAGGGCGGGCGAGATGTCCCTTTTTCGTGTCGCCGTGCTTAACTGCGTAGCCATTGGCACGTCCTTTCAAGTCGGTGAAAGTGTTTTCCTGTCCTTCGATGAAGACGCCGTCAAAGTGTTTGCAGATTGAGCGCATACCAGAACATCTCATCAAGAATGTCTCCGACGGCATCTCTGCTCTCAACAGATCGCTAAAACTCAAAGCAAAGCTTTTCGTTAAGCGACTGTAAGGACTGCCGGGGGCCTTAAACCCTTTTGCAAAAGGGTTTAAGAATCCCAAAACCTTATGTTAAGGCTTCGCCGCTTCATGTGGTAAAACGCCATTTAAATAAAATGAGTGTTTTAAAATTTAACATGTCCCCAAATAGCATTACAAGGCTGTCGTAGATGAAATATGCAGGCTAAAAACATTTTCCGTTTCACAGGGCTTGCCGTGCTCGGCTGGGTACTGGTGGGTACGATTCTCTATCCGGCCCTAAGCTCCCTTGCGGTCAGCCTGACCAGACAGGGGGTGTTTTCAACCGGTTGGTACCGGGAATTTCTTTTTTCATCTTCCGGTATGGAAGTGCTGGGCAATTCCATCCTTCTGGGCTTGCTCACGGTGCTATGCTGCGGACTTGTGGGAACGGCTCTGGCTTTTTTCGTCAATTTTTTCCGCTTTCCGGGTCGGTCCGTGGTGGATAAACTGCTTCTGCTTCCGATAATGATGCCCGGGATCATTATTGTTTTTGCTTTCATGCAACTCTACGGGGAGAGCGGGCTGGTAACCAAGTCCATTGAAATCCTTTTCGGATTGAAAAGTACTCCCTATGAATTTAACGGGCTGTCCGGAATTCTGTTCGTCCATACCTACACCCAGTACGTGTATTTTTATCTTGCGGTTTCAATCTCGCTAAAGCAGATGGACTGG
This window harbors:
- a CDS encoding extracellular solute-binding protein; its protein translation is MKFSNRNVFLITVLLAFLLTAGSCVAAFAAGLEERVVVYSTHGEAMLEMVADAFEKETGVRVDFINLKGQLGDRVRAEKANPQADVMYGAPSSVYQELMGEGLFAPCKPEWADRINPLFKDSEGYWYGTIQTPVLMFYNSDMLSADKAPKDWSDLANPQYKDMLVFRNALSSSARATYTALLQQYQRKNEMDAGWKFLKGVDANTKRYYGSGSLLFQAIGRKEAAISFAVLNSIIDNKVKNRMPLETIDAASGSPVITDGIALIKGAKHPAAGKAFVEFAGSAKVQAMLANKFNRMPTLPEALKDCPKWMSEIKFKVMDVDWGALAAVQSAWMQKWDSDIKDSSKDGK
- a CDS encoding protein phosphatase 2C domain-containing protein codes for the protein MQVESIFEKGTGAMNEDFYFASGSRFGVFDGATSLTPETYEQGCTGGYLASNIAGRVFATGDGPLLGLADKANAAISEAMLERGVDLNDKKYLWSTSAAVVSLDNDRFEWVQIGDCLVMVIKEDGSHELLMDGFDHDTETLRMWQSVSAEADDSILNALHDQILKVRGQMNVSYGVFSGEQEAMSFINHGQRDLDGVDSILIFTDGLFVPSCDPERKEGFDHLASLFRQGGLRHVRDYIRSVEETDPCCRRFPRFKPHDDIAAISITF
- a CDS encoding flagellin, coding for MGISINHNLMASNTARNLGQHYGALSVSTRRLSSGLRVGTAADDAAGLAIRELMRADITSLHQGMRNANDAISLIQTADGALQVIDEKLIRMKELATQAATGTYNSDQRMIIDSEYKAMADEINRIAAATDFNGLHLLDGSLSGTHNGNRLESTGQLKVHFGTGNDCAEDYYYINIGVANTAALGIGGEITNLTRDEIATANGINFFFQADWDTTNAYYVTSPPEVQSTFEYGSSFDVFRASDFSRFWAVGIDSSGTKRAFEYLPGAPSPVYVGAADITVTEGDPVTISTQEVAQQALDLLNKAIVSKDKIRANLGAMQNRLENTITNLSIQGENLQAAESRISDVDVAEEMTEFVRRQILTQSSVAMLSQANNMPRMVMQLIG
- a CDS encoding ABC transporter ATP-binding protein, yielding MASVILNGIGKSFAGTPACSGVDLEIESGEFFTFLGPSGCGKTTILRLIAGFEAPDEGRILLDGKDITHLAPEKRKVGMVFQNYALFPHLTVYGNIEYGLKGSGRTAADIRTTVEYYMEMIGLGDYGKRNISELSGGEQQRVALARSLAVEPQVLLLDEPLCNLDARLRERMRTEIRELQKRLGITTVFVTHDQTEALTISDRIAVFERGGIAQTGTPREIYSDPVNSFVARFVGDTNLFPVAEEPGAVRVSPELSIPLGGRPSGKYISIRPQDISLSHEPVHAGNSVAGRVEEVQHNGLWINYGVRAGEMSLFRVAVLNCVAIGTSFQVGESVFLSFDEDAVKVFAD